From the Pedosphaera parvula Ellin514 genome, the window GACTAACATGTCCCACACTCTCGAAAATTTGGAACATCATCATTTTAAATATGCTGCTCACTGTCGTCCCGGCGATGCCCACATCCACTTCCTCGGCGCAGACGTCTTCAGCTTCGGCGCTGGCATCGCCCTCCAAACTGGCGACGTAATGCAGATCGAACTTTCCGGTTTCGGCAAACCATTGCGCAACCCCATTCACATTCATCGCACTGCCCCAACTCACGTCAAAGTGGAACAACTCTGATTCCTGCTCATTTGCCATTGACCAAAACTGGCCCGCCAGACTTACTAAACAAAATATTTTGCTCCATGCCGAAGAAAGAAATTAAACATCCCGAGAAGGAAAAAAGCACAGGTGCCTACTCTGCCGCCGTGGAAATCGATGGCTGGATTTATGTCAGCGGCCAGGGCCCACTCGATGCCAAAACCGCCCTCCCCATTCGCGGCACGATTGAAGAGGAAACCAAACTCACCCTTACCCACGTCGCCACCATTCTCAAAGCCGCCGGCTGCTCGCTGAACGACGTGGTAAAAAGCACCGTCCACCTCTCCGACATCAACGAATTCGACCGCTTCAACGCCACTTACAAGGAATTCTTCAAGGACGTCGCCGTCCTCCCTGCCCGCACCACCGTCCAATCAGTCCTCTGGAGCAACATCAAAGTGGAAATCGACGTCATAGCTCGCAAACATTAAGTTTACTGGGACGAATTCACGGGACGATCGCTGAAGATCGCCAGGATCAAGAGCAGATATCCTACCGCTGCAAACACCGTCGATATTGAGGGGACAATGCTGAGCAATAAATTGTGGCTCATTCCGTAATACATCGTGTTGGCACCTCTGCCAACAATCGACGAGACGATCAAACTGTTAATAATGGGCATTATGATATTGAGAAACAAAGGAATCCCGAATCCTATAAGTGCAAAGCGGGAAATTTTCGGATGTCGATTCCATCTCATGATTGCCACCGCTGCACCGGTCGCGTGTAACAGAATGACCGGCATCATAATCAAGTAGTTTTGCAGAACTTGCCATAGAGCGGAGTAGTTGGTGGACATAGGATTACCTTATTGTAGTTAGTCTAGTTACCCGCCTTGCAACTTGGAACATCTTTTATTCCGTTGTCATGGCTGAAACTTCAGCGCCTTAAACCGTTTCGACTGATACACCCGCCTCCCCTGCTCATTCTCCGTCACCACCAAGGCCGCCGTCTTCGGCAGCGAATCAATCAACGCTAACCCTCGCTCAACTCCCAACGCGCATACCGTATTATCCAATCCATCCGTGATCGTCGCGTTCGGCCCGATGATTGTCGCCTGAATTCGTATGGTGAGTCCTAGACCCGTCTGCGTATCCACCACATGCGAGTAACGTTTGCCCCCAATCTCCACAAATTGCTCTGTATCACCTGACGTGGAAATACCGGCGTTTTTCAAGAGCACTGTTTTCGTGACTTTCGCATCCTTCGGATCAATCGATGCAATCCCAATCGCCCATCCAGCGTGCCCTGGCGGCGCATCGCCCAACGCAATATCTCCGCTGGCCGCCACCATCGCGCGCGTCACTCCCTTACTTTTCAAAACTTGCAAGGCCTTGTCCGCCGCATAACCCTTCGCAATCCCGCCCAGGTCCAGCTTCATGTTC encodes:
- a CDS encoding RidA family protein; amino-acid sequence: MPKKEIKHPEKEKSTGAYSAAVEIDGWIYVSGQGPLDAKTALPIRGTIEEETKLTLTHVATILKAAGCSLNDVVKSTVHLSDINEFDRFNATYKEFFKDVAVLPARTTVQSVLWSNIKVEIDVIARKH